The genomic region CAGTTCCAATTGACGGAGCAGACACGCTACCTGATTCTCTGCGGTCTGGCGGCCGGCTATGCCGCCATGACCCGGCCATTGGACGCTTTCTGCCTGATGGTGCCGGCGGGATTCTATCTGCTGGTGATTCTCTACCGGAAAAAACAACTGCCCAGGGTGGTGTACCCGCTTGCGGCCTTCAGCCTGCTGTTCGGGATCTTTCTGACCTACAACTACCTTCTGACGGGGCGCATCAGCATTGCCACCTATCCGATCGTCGAAGGGGAATTCAAGGTGGTGGACAGGCAGGCGACCAGCTTCATCGAAAATCTGCTGGGCATCGCGGAATTCTACTGGATAAACGCAAAAGAGAGCCTGCCGCCGCTGTTCGGAAAACACTTTCTTCTCCCGACGGCGATCCTGACGCCTCTTTTCGCGCTGGTAGGAGTTTTTCGCTGGAAATCGGGGTGGAAATGGGTTCTGCTGGCCAATTTCGCGCTGCTGGTGCTGCTCTACAATTTTCACCCGGGGACGGGCTGGCCGCAGTACGGTGCGCGCTACTACTATTCAGGATATTTCGCTGTCGTCGTGCTGGCGGTCTGCGGGCTGCGGGGGATTCTCAATCGGATCGGCACTTCCGCCGCGGTATATGCGTTCGCGGCGATGCTGCTGCTCCACGGCGCCTTCTCGGCCACCGCCATCTGGCAATATGAACACCGGTTCGAGGTGGTGATGGATATCTGGCAGGACATCGAGCGGGCTTGCCCGGGCGAGCAGACGTTGGTCCTCCTCGACAAGCGCTCCTCCCTCTACCGCTCGCCCAAACTCGCCGCCGTCCGATTCGTCGACCTTAGCGACTTCCATCGCAATCCGTTCATGGACCCATCACGGCTGCACCTGAAACATTTCAGACGCTTGAATCCGCGGGAGGTCAGGGAGAACTTCCCGGATCATACGCCCTGTATTTACCGGTATGACATCCTGCGCGAGTAAAAACAACCTCGCCTCACCCAACGTCTGTCGCAAAAGGTCACCGAGCGTACGTCAAATACCGAAATAGAGTCAGGCGTTAAATGGATCCGTTTATTGTTGCTTGTTTGATGTTCTCGGCCAACCTTGAGAAAAAATGTCGTATCTCTGCAATAATGGGCCGTGGCGACCGATATCCAATCTGATTGTGAAAAAAAACCAAAAGCATGAAGTATGGTTAATTTTTTGCAGATAGATATCTCGAACCTCCTGCATCACACTTTTTCGTACATTTCTTCAACAAGGAGATGCCCGCCATGAGCTATTTTGACTTCGTCGAGATTAAAAAAAATGACCCGAGGATTGCCGACGTCTTCAAATTGCGGTACAAGGTGTACGTTGAAGAGTGGGGGTTTGAGCGCGCCGAAGACCATCCCTTGGGGATTGAAACCGACGAGTATGATCAGCAGGCGATTCATATCGCCGCCATTCGCCGCGAAACAGGCGCGATTATCGGCACGGCGCGACTCATCCCGTGCTCGGATATGAAATTTCCCATTGAAAAGAACATGCAGATGGATCGCGACGTCCAAGGTGAATTGCGGATAAAAACCTGCGAAATATCGCGGCTCGCCGTCAGCAAGGATTATCGGCGGCGTGCCGGCGACAATATGATATATAACGGCGAAGTGTTTTCCGCTCAAGGGATGTCCATTCCTGAAGACGAACGCCGCAGCGGCGAAAATGACATTGTGTTGGGGCTTATCCGTAAAATTTGCGAATTCAGCGGGCGCGAAGGATTTACCCATTGGTATGTGGGTATGGCCAAAGGGCTTTATATTCTTCTCAAGCGAAGAAAGATGAATTTTACGCCCATCGGACCAGAAATAGACTATCATGGCCTGCGCCGGCCCTACTTCGGTCGCGTCGATGAAATCGTCGCGGGCAATGAGGATTTTTCGACAATTTATCATCAAGCTGAATCCTTATCCGTTGGGCGCGCGCAGGAGCTGTCGGTTGCAATTTGATACATGGGAGACCAATGGCGGCACAGGAAAAAGGCACAATTCTTATTGTCGACGATGAACCCAACGCTCTCAAAGTTCTGGCCGCCATCATGGGCGAGGAGGGTTATCGCGTTGTAACAGCCGGATCCGTGGAAGCAGCCTTGCCCCGGTTCAAGGAGATTGACTTCGACGCGGTGATAACCGACATGAAAATGCCGGGTCTCAGCGGCATGGACTTGTTCGGCATTCTCGCAAACGAACACCCTGATATCCCGGTCATCTTTCTGACCGCATACGGCTCCGTCGAGTCGGCCGTTGAGGCCATGACGCGCGGGGCCTTCTATTACTTCATCAAGCCACCCGATTATCTCAACCTTAAAGGCATTCTCAGCCGAGCCGTCGAACAGCGGCGCCTCAAGCGCGAGCTGTTTGAACTCAAAAAACGTCTCAACGACGAACGCAAGGAATTTCGCCTGATCGGCAGCGATCCGGAAGTGCGTAAAATCCTGGATATAGTCGATGCGGTACGCGATTCGGAGAGCAGTGTGCTCATCTGCGGCGAAACCGGAACCGGCAAGGAGATGATCGCACGTTCCTTACATTGCGGTGGAACCTGGGCTAAAAAAAATTTTGTTGCCGTCAATTGTGCCGCCATCCCCCGTGAACTGATTGAATCCGAACTGTTCGGGTACGAAAAGGGCGCCTTTACCGGAGCATCCGCCCGGCGCATCGGCCGGGTTGAGCAGGCGGCGGGCGGCACGCTGTTTCTTGATGAGATTGGCGAACTCGACCTTTCCGTGCAGGCCAAGCTCTTGCGCGTTCTGCAGGAAAAGGAAATCGAGCGGCTTGGAAGCAACGAAAAAATCAGTGTTCATTTCCGCCTGGTGTCTTCCACCAACCGCGATCTGCTCGCGGAAATTAAAATGGGACGTTTCCGACAGGATCTTTATTATCGGCTCAACGTTGTTCAGGTAACCGTGCCTCCACTGCGCGAGCGGCGCCCGGACATTCCCTTGCTGGTCGCCGAATTTCTTAGGGAGTTTTGCGCCAGAGAGGGCAAGGTTCTCAGTGTGTCCGATGAGGCTATGGACATCATGCAGTCCTATGCCTGGCCCGGAAACATCCGTCAGTTGCGCAATGTCGTCGAGCGCGCCGTGGTCCTGGCCCGTGGCCAGGAAATTGGTCCTCGCGCACTTCCGGCGGAACTTTTGGGAGCCAACGACAATTCAATTCCAAGCGGTGCCGTGAAAACCATGCGCGAAAGAGAGTTGGCTGCCGTCAAGGAAGCCCTTGAACGATGTGCGGGCAACAAGTCGGAAGCCGCCCGCAGCCTCGGAATCTCGCGCAAGGCGCTTTACAAGAGACTCAACGACTATGGACTATCCTGAAAGTCCCTTTCCCGTCCCGACCCGTCGATGTATATCGGCGGGTTTTTTTATCCACTGTAAACTGTTCAGCATCCACCACCGGTCGCGGTTGCATTGCAGCCGAATCCTTGCCCTTCAGCCGGATTTTTGCGAGTGTGTCTAATGGATACACCGATATCCACGGAAAAATAATGCCTTAGCTAGGGTGTTTCGTTCGGATACAGCAGTCGGTCTGGAATTGTGTCGCCAACGGATACATGTTGTGCCGTGTTTTGTGTGGAATTTTGTAGATAAGAGTAAATTCAATAGGTTGAGTTTTCGGCATTGTTGTTGCTCTATGGCTCT from Geoalkalibacter ferrihydriticus DSM 17813 harbors:
- a CDS encoding ArnT family glycosyltransferase, producing MTGVALLASGLFSDLGWLAERGIAPFDPRHPAHERYMAFFPGLLIITGVLSLILGTWRYPLFALQRLAVESPRKALGGLLLLFLVIAGWIAHGPFRNYPFCMDEYNFFYQAQIFNEGRLFLEFPEKFSIFTEQYVIFDEGRLFSKYAPGFPLLLAIGVLFGLPGWVNPLLALATLVVLYCFITTFIDRKTALPAVVLMASTPYFLGYSASYFSQPLALLLTALGFYFLRQFQLTEQTRYLILCGLAAGYAAMTRPLDAFCLMVPAGFYLLVILYRKKQLPRVVYPLAAFSLLFGIFLTYNYLLTGRISIATYPIVEGEFKVVDRQATSFIENLLGIAEFYWINAKESLPPLFGKHFLLPTAILTPLFALVGVFRWKSGWKWVLLANFALLVLLYNFHPGTGWPQYGARYYYSGYFAVVVLAVCGLRGILNRIGTSAAVYAFAAMLLLHGAFSATAIWQYEHRFEVVMDIWQDIERACPGEQTLVLLDKRSSLYRSPKLAAVRFVDLSDFHRNPFMDPSRLHLKHFRRLNPREVRENFPDHTPCIYRYDILRE
- a CDS encoding PEP-CTERM/exosortase system-associated acyltransferase translates to MSYFDFVEIKKNDPRIADVFKLRYKVYVEEWGFERAEDHPLGIETDEYDQQAIHIAAIRRETGAIIGTARLIPCSDMKFPIEKNMQMDRDVQGELRIKTCEISRLAVSKDYRRRAGDNMIYNGEVFSAQGMSIPEDERRSGENDIVLGLIRKICEFSGREGFTHWYVGMAKGLYILLKRRKMNFTPIGPEIDYHGLRRPYFGRVDEIVAGNEDFSTIYHQAESLSVGRAQELSVAI
- a CDS encoding sigma-54-dependent transcriptional regulator, whose amino-acid sequence is MAAQEKGTILIVDDEPNALKVLAAIMGEEGYRVVTAGSVEAALPRFKEIDFDAVITDMKMPGLSGMDLFGILANEHPDIPVIFLTAYGSVESAVEAMTRGAFYYFIKPPDYLNLKGILSRAVEQRRLKRELFELKKRLNDERKEFRLIGSDPEVRKILDIVDAVRDSESSVLICGETGTGKEMIARSLHCGGTWAKKNFVAVNCAAIPRELIESELFGYEKGAFTGASARRIGRVEQAAGGTLFLDEIGELDLSVQAKLLRVLQEKEIERLGSNEKISVHFRLVSSTNRDLLAEIKMGRFRQDLYYRLNVVQVTVPPLRERRPDIPLLVAEFLREFCAREGKVLSVSDEAMDIMQSYAWPGNIRQLRNVVERAVVLARGQEIGPRALPAELLGANDNSIPSGAVKTMRERELAAVKEALERCAGNKSEAARSLGISRKALYKRLNDYGLS